A section of the Amycolatopsis sp. AA4 genome encodes:
- a CDS encoding SDR family oxidoreductase produces the protein MNITGNTVFIPGSTSGIGLALARELQAKGNTVIVGGRRAELLARIAADHPGLDTVQIDTTDPASIETAAKEVLAKHPDLNVLVPMAGIMRVEDWHRPESFLDSAEATLTTNVLGPIRLIAAFVEHLQTRPDATILTVSSGLAFAPLKATPSYNASKAAIHMLSESLRLQLADTSVKVVELEPPAVRTALLPGQEESEFAMPLDAFVSEVMELLETQPDATEIQVENVKFLRHGEARGDYHQVVATLNAADPHGK, from the coding sequence ATGAACATCACCGGAAACACCGTCTTCATCCCCGGCTCGACCAGCGGGATCGGCCTCGCCCTCGCCCGCGAACTGCAGGCGAAGGGCAACACGGTCATCGTCGGCGGGCGGCGCGCCGAACTGCTCGCCCGGATCGCCGCCGACCACCCCGGGCTCGATACCGTGCAGATCGACACCACCGATCCGGCAAGCATCGAAACCGCGGCCAAGGAGGTGCTCGCGAAGCATCCGGACCTGAACGTGCTCGTGCCGATGGCGGGCATCATGCGCGTCGAGGACTGGCACCGCCCGGAGTCCTTTTTGGACAGCGCGGAAGCGACCTTGACCACCAACGTTCTCGGCCCGATCCGGCTCATCGCCGCGTTCGTCGAGCACCTGCAGACCCGTCCGGACGCCACGATCCTCACCGTTTCGTCCGGCCTCGCCTTCGCGCCGCTGAAGGCCACGCCGAGCTACAACGCGTCGAAGGCCGCTATCCACATGCTCAGCGAATCGCTGCGGCTGCAGCTGGCCGACACGTCGGTGAAGGTCGTCGAACTGGAGCCGCCGGCGGTGCGGACCGCGCTCCTGCCCGGTCAGGAGGAAAGCGAGTTCGCGATGCCGCTGGACGCGTTCGTCAGCGAGGTCATGGAACTGCTCGAAACGCAGCCGGACGCCACCGAGATCCAGGTCGAGAACGTCAAATTCCTCCGCCACGGCGAGGCCCGCGGCGACTACCACCAGGTGGTGGCGACGCTCAACGCCGCGGACCCGCACGGGAAGTGA
- a CDS encoding amidohydrolase, with the protein MDDLLLRRVRVGLRGPLADVRVRDGVVTAVEEPGTGSGFAARVLDGHGGTLLPGLVDAHAHLVQWAGFRRRIPLDSARSAVGAVELLMEKLLDASAGELVVGVGFRDALWPDRPHKDLLQRALPGRAVALFSADLHTLWLSPAALKLIGREHPTGVLLENDCMSATAALPSAPVEVQDDWVAEALATAAKRGVTSVVDYEYADTVADWTRRAAKAKPATRVSCVIARYLLDETIQRGHRTGDVLPAGEGLLTVGPFKLFVDGSLNTRTAYCHESYPGSGENGLLELPPEELVPLLRRAHEHGLTPAVHAIGDHANTIALDAFEEVGCPGRIEHAQLLRPEDVPRFAALGLVASVQPAHQPDDRDVADRHWHGRTERAYAYRALLDAGARLELGSDAPVAPLDPWDGIAAAVGRTDDDRPPWHPEQAIPLEDALAASSGGRRGVRVGDVADLVLTAADPSGLSTKELREMPVSATIVAGKPTYLA; encoded by the coding sequence ATGGACGATCTTCTCCTCCGCCGCGTCCGGGTCGGGTTGCGAGGGCCGCTCGCCGACGTCCGGGTGCGCGACGGCGTCGTGACGGCTGTCGAGGAACCGGGCACTGGCAGCGGGTTCGCCGCGCGCGTGCTCGACGGGCACGGCGGCACGCTCCTGCCCGGGCTCGTCGACGCGCACGCGCACCTCGTTCAGTGGGCCGGTTTCCGCAGGCGCATCCCGCTGGACAGCGCGCGATCCGCGGTCGGCGCGGTCGAACTGCTGATGGAGAAGCTGCTCGACGCATCGGCGGGCGAACTCGTCGTCGGCGTCGGGTTCCGGGACGCGCTGTGGCCGGACCGGCCGCACAAGGATCTGCTGCAGCGCGCGCTGCCGGGCCGCGCGGTGGCGTTGTTCAGCGCGGATCTGCATACGTTGTGGCTCAGCCCGGCCGCGCTGAAACTGATCGGCCGCGAGCATCCGACCGGCGTCCTGCTGGAGAACGACTGCATGAGCGCCACGGCGGCGTTGCCGTCCGCGCCGGTCGAGGTCCAGGACGACTGGGTCGCCGAGGCGCTGGCCACCGCGGCGAAGCGGGGCGTGACGTCGGTGGTCGACTACGAATATGCGGACACGGTCGCGGATTGGACTCGACGAGCGGCCAAGGCAAAGCCGGCGACGAGGGTTTCCTGTGTGATCGCGCGGTATCTGCTGGACGAGACTATCCAGAGAGGACACCGTACCGGCGATGTTCTGCCCGCGGGCGAAGGGTTGCTCACGGTCGGTCCGTTCAAGCTGTTTGTCGACGGTTCGCTCAACACCCGCACCGCCTACTGTCACGAGTCTTACCCGGGATCTGGCGAAAACGGGTTGCTGGAGCTGCCGCCGGAGGAACTGGTTCCGTTGCTGCGCCGCGCGCACGAGCACGGGCTGACCCCCGCGGTGCACGCGATCGGCGACCACGCCAACACCATCGCGCTGGACGCGTTCGAGGAGGTCGGCTGCCCGGGCCGGATCGAGCACGCGCAGTTGCTGCGGCCCGAGGACGTGCCGAGGTTCGCCGCGCTCGGACTGGTCGCGAGTGTGCAGCCCGCGCACCAGCCCGACGACCGCGACGTCGCCGACCGGCATTGGCACGGCCGCACCGAGCGCGCGTACGCCTATCGCGCCCTGCTGGACGCCGGCGCCCGGCTGGAACTCGGCTCGGACGCGCCGGTCGCGCCGCTCGATCCGTGGGACGGCATCGCCGCCGCGGTCGGCCGGACCGACGACGACCGGCCGCCGTGGCATCCGGAGCAGGCCATCCCGCTCGAAGACGCGCTGGCCGCGTCCTCGGGCGGCCGCCGCGGCGTCCGGGTCGGCGACGTGGCCGATCTGGTGCTGACGGCGGCTGACCCGAGTGGACTGTCCACAAAGGAGCTGCGGGAAATGCCGGTCTCCGCGACGATCGTGGCGGGGAAGCCGACGTACCTGGCGTAG
- a CDS encoding helix-turn-helix transcriptional regulator — protein MAQYSSTLDGVFAALADPTRRAVVRRLGQGPASVGDLAGEAPMTLPSFMKHVRMLEAHGLIRTVKSGRVRTCVLNRERFALVEDWLAEQRRVWAGRTDRLAQFVTSQEEDQP, from the coding sequence ATGGCTCAGTATTCGTCCACGCTCGACGGGGTCTTCGCCGCCCTCGCCGATCCGACCCGGCGGGCGGTCGTGCGGCGGCTCGGGCAGGGACCGGCGAGTGTCGGGGACCTGGCGGGCGAGGCGCCGATGACCCTGCCGTCCTTCATGAAGCACGTGCGGATGCTCGAGGCGCACGGGCTGATCCGCACCGTGAAGTCCGGGCGGGTGCGGACGTGCGTCCTCAACCGCGAGCGGTTCGCGCTCGTCGAGGACTGGCTCGCCGAGCAGCGACGAGTCTGGGCCGGGCGCACCGACCGGCTCGCGCAGTTCGTCACCAGCCAAGAGGAGGACCAGCCGTGA
- a CDS encoding SRPBCC domain-containing protein — MNPDLDLALDRVIRAPRKRVWDAWTDPASLAQWWIPAPLRCRVEELDVRAGGAFVTKMSEDGHRFVPHLDACFLVVEDYERIVFTNALDSAWRPANPQPVAMTAEIVLRDHPEGTDYRAVVRHGDPAARERHADLGFADGWGTVTAQLARVAESAA, encoded by the coding sequence GTGAACCCCGACCTCGATCTCGCCCTAGACCGCGTCATCCGCGCGCCTCGCAAGCGCGTCTGGGACGCCTGGACCGACCCGGCGAGCCTCGCCCAGTGGTGGATTCCCGCGCCGCTGCGGTGCCGCGTCGAGGAACTTGACGTGCGCGCCGGGGGTGCGTTCGTCACGAAGATGAGCGAGGACGGCCACCGCTTCGTCCCGCATCTCGACGCGTGTTTCCTCGTCGTCGAAGACTACGAGCGGATCGTTTTCACCAACGCACTCGACAGCGCGTGGCGGCCGGCGAACCCGCAGCCGGTCGCGATGACGGCCGAGATCGTCCTTCGGGATCATCCGGAGGGCACGGATTATCGCGCGGTCGTTCGGCACGGGGACCCGGCGGCACGGGAACGGCACGCTGATCTCGGGTTCGCGGACGGTTGGGGCACGGTCACCGCTCAACTCGCCCGGGTCGCGGAAAGCGCGGCCTGA
- a CDS encoding alkaline phosphatase, which produces MRKTMVLAAAVLAVAGAVPAVAMAGDSPAADSSGWRPKARNIVYIQGDGMGAAQREFIRLATTGRAGDLAMNRLPVTGMVHTDPDDPENLVTDSAAAATALATGRKTRNGAVGQDAQGRRLLTVLEQAKRAGKSTGLVTTAQVTGASPAAFASHVPSRDLQSDIAKQYITESRPEVLLGGGEDWWLPKGDPGAWPDKPGEESRSTHGNLIEQAKRSGYTYVRNASELAATRAPRLLGLFANEDMVDYGPDGKGAYQPKVALPVMAKKALDTLSANPRGFFLFLEEEGIDGMSHENNAHGVLDAGRALDAAVAEVLRFTRSHPDTLVIIGGDHETGGLAIEDTDGAPEGNEDGPFPVPGTKLSLTVDWTTGDHSGVPTPVTATGPGSDRLDGTLDNTDVYRAMVSAAHLS; this is translated from the coding sequence ATGCGCAAGACGATGGTGCTCGCCGCGGCCGTGCTCGCGGTGGCCGGGGCAGTGCCCGCGGTCGCGATGGCGGGCGACAGTCCCGCCGCGGACTCCAGCGGCTGGCGCCCGAAAGCACGCAACATCGTCTACATCCAGGGCGACGGCATGGGTGCGGCGCAGCGGGAGTTCATCCGGCTCGCGACGACCGGCCGGGCGGGCGACCTGGCGATGAACCGGCTTCCGGTGACGGGCATGGTGCACACCGACCCGGATGACCCGGAAAATCTCGTCACCGACTCGGCCGCGGCGGCGACCGCGCTGGCCACCGGCCGCAAAACCCGCAACGGCGCGGTCGGACAGGACGCGCAGGGCCGTCGGTTGCTGACCGTGCTTGAGCAGGCGAAACGCGCGGGCAAGTCGACCGGCTTGGTCACCACCGCGCAGGTCACCGGCGCGTCGCCCGCCGCGTTCGCGTCACACGTGCCTTCGCGGGACCTGCAGAGCGACATCGCGAAGCAGTACATCACCGAAAGCCGTCCGGAAGTCCTCCTCGGCGGCGGCGAAGACTGGTGGCTGCCGAAGGGCGACCCCGGGGCGTGGCCGGACAAGCCGGGCGAGGAAAGCCGCAGCACGCATGGGAATCTCATCGAACAGGCGAAGCGGTCCGGCTACACCTACGTGCGGAACGCGAGCGAACTCGCCGCGACTCGCGCGCCGCGGTTGCTCGGGCTGTTCGCGAACGAGGACATGGTCGACTACGGCCCGGACGGCAAGGGCGCGTACCAGCCGAAGGTCGCGCTGCCGGTGATGGCGAAGAAGGCGCTCGACACGCTTTCCGCCAACCCGCGCGGCTTTTTCCTGTTCCTGGAAGAAGAAGGCATCGACGGGATGTCCCATGAGAACAACGCACACGGCGTCCTCGACGCGGGCCGGGCGCTCGACGCGGCCGTCGCCGAAGTGCTTCGCTTCACCCGCTCGCACCCGGACACCCTGGTGATCATCGGCGGCGACCACGAAACCGGCGGACTGGCCATTGAGGACACTGACGGAGCGCCCGAGGGTAATGAGGACGGTCCGTTTCCCGTGCCGGGCACCAAACTTTCGCTGACCGTCGACTGGACGACCGGCGACCACAGCGGCGTGCCGACCCCGGTCACCGCGACCGGCCCGGGTTCGGATCGCCTCGACGGGACGCTGGACAACACCGACGTCTACCGCGCGATGGTCTCTGCCGCGCACCTGTCATGA
- a CDS encoding dienelactone hydrolase family protein — protein sequence METVTTRTVEYPADGLTMVGRLALPAGTDRRPGVLIGPEGTGLNDFQRARADALAEQGYVALAFDIHGGRWFTDPDEMLARCLPLLDDPDRLRDIGRAALDVLLAEPRTDPDRIAGIGYGTGGAVVLELGRAGVDLRAIGTVNGLVTGRPGEAANIRCPVWAGVGSEDPIMPPAQRDAFAAEMQDAGVDWRLTVYGGAQHAFHHPPIGPEQRLLPGVGYHAVHAERAWRDVVTLLADNLG from the coding sequence ATGGAGACCGTCACGACACGCACCGTCGAATACCCGGCCGACGGCCTCACCATGGTCGGACGCCTCGCCCTCCCCGCGGGCACTGATCGGCGGCCCGGGGTCCTGATCGGCCCCGAAGGCACCGGCCTCAACGATTTCCAGCGCGCCCGGGCCGACGCACTGGCCGAACAGGGTTACGTGGCGCTGGCTTTCGACATCCACGGCGGCCGCTGGTTCACCGATCCGGACGAGATGCTGGCCCGCTGCCTGCCGCTGCTCGACGACCCCGACCGGTTACGCGACATCGGCCGCGCGGCGCTCGACGTGCTGCTCGCCGAACCGCGCACCGATCCGGACCGGATCGCCGGGATCGGGTACGGCACCGGCGGCGCGGTCGTACTGGAACTCGGCCGCGCGGGCGTCGACCTGCGGGCGATCGGGACGGTCAACGGGCTGGTCACCGGCCGTCCGGGCGAGGCCGCGAACATCCGCTGCCCGGTGTGGGCGGGCGTCGGCTCGGAGGACCCGATCATGCCGCCAGCGCAACGGGACGCGTTCGCCGCCGAGATGCAGGACGCGGGCGTCGACTGGCGGCTCACGGTCTACGGCGGCGCCCAGCACGCCTTCCACCATCCGCCGATCGGCCCGGAGCAGCGGCTGCTGCCCGGCGTCGGCTATCACGCGGTGCACGCCGAGCGGGCCTGGCGCGACGTCGTGACGCTGCTCGCCGACAACCTGGGCTAG
- a CDS encoding ROK family transcriptional regulator: MEPVRHDAMRARNLELVLGEISRGGPLTRAALAELTGLTKSTVSTLVGSLLDAGFLSETAAVRAGERGRPGVEVSLSGARMASLGLEANVDYLAACLLDLTGTVRRSVRIGRDNRGVPAETVLEAVRELAASELAEARALGLTVAGAVLAVSGPVRDGVVLSAPNLGWRNVPVSLDLPVPVSVDNEANLGALGELWFGAGAADFLYVSGEIGIGAGLVAESRLFRGTGGELGHVLVSPSGPSCRCGAVGCLETYAGQEALLTAAGVSTVDALAAALADGDDAALSAAAAAGEALGLALASAVNLVDVDRVVLGGVFGPLFRWLAPAAEAVLRARLTGLRGSVPVLSPSALGDSAATLGAAGRTIHGVLADPSPFLAR; encoded by the coding sequence ATGGAACCGGTCCGGCACGACGCGATGCGGGCGCGGAACCTCGAGCTGGTGCTCGGCGAGATCAGCCGCGGCGGTCCGCTGACCCGTGCCGCGCTGGCGGAGCTGACCGGGCTGACCAAGTCGACCGTGTCCACTTTGGTCGGCTCGCTCCTGGACGCGGGCTTCCTCTCCGAAACCGCCGCCGTGCGCGCGGGCGAGCGCGGCCGACCCGGGGTCGAGGTGTCGCTGAGCGGCGCACGGATGGCTTCGCTGGGGCTTGAGGCCAATGTGGACTATCTCGCCGCGTGCCTCCTCGATCTAACCGGGACGGTCCGCCGGTCGGTCCGGATTGGGCGCGACAACCGTGGCGTGCCGGCGGAAACCGTGCTGGAGGCGGTGCGGGAGCTGGCTGCTTCGGAGCTGGCTGAGGCACGCGCACTGGGCCTGACGGTCGCTGGCGCGGTGCTCGCGGTGTCCGGTCCGGTGCGGGACGGCGTGGTGCTGAGCGCGCCGAACCTCGGCTGGCGGAACGTGCCCGTTTCGCTGGACCTGCCGGTCCCGGTTTCAGTGGACAACGAGGCCAACCTCGGCGCGCTGGGCGAGCTGTGGTTCGGTGCCGGCGCGGCGGATTTCCTTTACGTGTCCGGCGAAATCGGCATCGGGGCGGGCCTGGTGGCGGAGTCGCGGTTGTTCCGCGGCACCGGCGGCGAACTGGGGCACGTGCTGGTTTCCCCGTCCGGTCCGTCCTGCCGCTGCGGCGCGGTCGGTTGCCTGGAGACCTACGCCGGGCAGGAAGCGCTGCTGACCGCCGCCGGAGTATCCACAGTGGACGCTCTGGCCGCCGCCTTGGCCGATGGCGACGACGCGGCGTTGTCGGCGGCGGCCGCGGCGGGGGAGGCCTTGGGGCTGGCGCTGGCGTCGGCGGTCAATCTGGTGGACGTGGACCGCGTGGTGCTCGGCGGAGTCTTCGGGCCGTTGTTCCGCTGGCTGGCCCCCGCCGCGGAAGCGGTGCTGCGGGCGCGCTTGACCGGCCTGCGTGGTTCAGTGCCGGTGCTGAGCCCTTCCGCCCTCGGCGATTCCGCCGCGACGCTGGGCGCCGCGGGCCGCACCATCCACGGCGTTTTGGCTGATCCGAGCCCGTTTCTGGCCCGCTAG
- the xylA gene encoding xylose isomerase, giving the protein MADYAPAPEDKFSFGLWTVGWPAADPFGVATRPPLDPVESVHRLAGLGAYGVTFHDDDLLATEPDRDTAIARFKKALADTGLRVPMATTNLFSHPVFKDGGLTSNDRDIRRYALTKVRRNLDLAAELGAQTYVLWGGREGAESDAAKDVRAALARYKEGLDVLADYAVSQGYDLRFALEPKPNEPRGDILLPTIGHALGFISQLERPELFGLNPEVGHEQMAGLNFVHGIAQALWQGKLFHLDLNGQHGPKYDQDLIFGHGDLTSAFFLVDLLEHGGYDGPRHFDYKPLRTEDPEDVWVSAAANMRTYLILREKARAFRADPEVAEALAASRVPELATPTLAPGETLDDLAADEFDVEAAGRRGYHFTRLNQLALEHLLGVR; this is encoded by the coding sequence ATGGCCGACTACGCCCCCGCGCCGGAAGACAAATTCTCGTTCGGGTTGTGGACCGTCGGCTGGCCCGCGGCCGACCCGTTCGGTGTCGCCACCCGGCCGCCGCTCGACCCGGTCGAGAGCGTGCACCGGCTGGCCGGCCTCGGCGCGTACGGCGTCACCTTCCACGACGACGACCTGCTGGCCACGGAACCGGACCGCGACACCGCGATCGCCAGGTTCAAGAAGGCGCTCGCGGACACCGGGCTGCGCGTGCCGATGGCGACGACGAACCTGTTCAGCCACCCGGTCTTCAAGGACGGCGGCCTGACCAGCAACGACCGCGACATCCGGCGGTACGCGCTCACTAAGGTCCGGCGCAATCTCGACCTCGCCGCGGAACTCGGCGCGCAGACCTACGTCCTGTGGGGCGGTCGCGAGGGAGCGGAATCCGACGCGGCGAAAGACGTCCGCGCCGCGCTCGCCCGCTACAAGGAGGGGCTCGACGTCCTCGCCGACTACGCCGTTTCGCAAGGCTACGACCTGCGGTTCGCCCTGGAGCCGAAGCCGAACGAACCGCGCGGCGACATCCTGCTGCCGACGATCGGCCACGCGCTCGGGTTCATCTCGCAGCTGGAGCGGCCCGAGCTGTTCGGCCTGAATCCGGAGGTCGGCCACGAGCAGATGGCCGGGCTGAACTTCGTGCACGGCATCGCGCAGGCACTGTGGCAGGGCAAGCTGTTCCACCTCGACCTCAACGGCCAGCACGGCCCGAAGTACGACCAGGACCTGATTTTCGGCCACGGCGACCTGACCAGCGCGTTCTTCCTCGTCGACCTGCTGGAGCACGGCGGCTACGACGGCCCCCGGCACTTCGACTACAAACCGCTGCGCACCGAGGATCCCGAGGACGTCTGGGTTTCCGCGGCGGCGAACATGCGCACTTACCTGATCCTGCGAGAGAAAGCGCGTGCGTTCCGCGCCGATCCGGAGGTCGCCGAGGCGCTCGCCGCGTCGCGCGTGCCGGAGCTGGCCACGCCGACGCTCGCGCCCGGCGAGACCCTGGACGACCTGGCCGCCGACGAGTTCGACGTCGAAGCAGCCGGCCGGCGCGGCTACCACTTCACCCGGCTCAACCAGCTGGCTCTGGAGCATCTGCTCGGCGTCCGGTAA
- the aspS gene encoding aspartate--tRNA(Asn) ligase, producing the protein MSTRTPVACLRGRVGSTVTIAGWVHRRRVLKSVAFLVVRDRTGTAQAVFAEPPEVAEETVVRLTGQVVANPQAPQGVELREPVLEVLSAPEKQPPFPLYRPEVAAGLPVVLDNAAVALRHPVLRRRFEVAAASVAAFRRALDGQGFTEIHTPKIVATATESGANVFQLDYFGRPAYLAQSPQFFKQAMVGVFERVYEVGPVFRAEPHDTARHLAQYTSLDAELGFIADHRDVMTVLRDVVAEMAAAAGPDAPTVPEEIPSIDFAAAQALLARNTSEDPRGEPDLAPAHERWLGEWAEREHGSEFLFVTGYPMAKRPFYTHPDPADPARSHSFDLLFRGLELVTGGQRLHRHADYLAVLGEAAAQYSDYLDAFAYGMPPHGGFAIGLERWVARVLGVANVRGATLFPRDLHRLRP; encoded by the coding sequence ATGAGTACCCGCACCCCGGTGGCCTGCCTGCGTGGCCGCGTGGGCTCCACCGTGACGATCGCCGGCTGGGTGCACCGCCGGCGCGTCCTGAAATCCGTGGCGTTCCTGGTCGTCCGCGACCGGACCGGCACGGCACAGGCGGTTTTCGCCGAGCCGCCGGAGGTCGCCGAGGAGACCGTCGTGCGGCTCACCGGGCAGGTGGTCGCCAATCCGCAGGCACCGCAAGGAGTCGAACTGCGGGAGCCGGTATTAGAAGTACTGTCCGCACCGGAAAAGCAGCCGCCGTTTCCTCTTTATCGACCAGAGGTGGCCGCTGGTTTGCCGGTGGTACTGGACAATGCGGCGGTCGCGCTGCGGCATCCGGTGCTGCGGCGGCGCTTCGAGGTGGCCGCGGCGAGCGTCGCCGCGTTCCGGCGAGCATTGGACGGACAGGGATTCACTGAGATTCACACGCCGAAGATCGTTGCCACGGCGACGGAATCCGGGGCGAATGTCTTCCAGCTCGACTACTTCGGACGTCCGGCTTACCTCGCTCAATCACCACAGTTTTTCAAGCAGGCCATGGTCGGCGTGTTCGAGCGGGTGTACGAGGTGGGTCCGGTATTCCGGGCCGAACCCCACGACACCGCACGACACCTGGCTCAGTACACGAGTCTCGACGCGGAACTGGGCTTCATCGCCGACCACCGCGACGTGATGACCGTGCTGCGGGACGTCGTAGCGGAGATGGCCGCTGCAGCAGGGCCGGACGCACCGACGGTGCCAGAGGAGATTCCGTCGATCGATTTCGCGGCGGCGCAAGCACTTCTGGCCCGCAACACCAGTGAGGACCCGCGCGGCGAACCGGACCTCGCGCCCGCGCACGAACGCTGGCTGGGCGAATGGGCCGAGCGGGAACACGGGTCGGAATTCCTGTTCGTGACCGGATACCCGATGGCGAAACGGCCGTTCTACACCCATCCCGACCCGGCGGACCCGGCCCGCTCGCACAGTTTCGACCTGCTGTTCCGCGGTCTGGAACTGGTCACCGGCGGCCAGCGGCTGCATCGCCACGCGGACTACCTGGCCGTGCTCGGCGAGGCGGCCGCGCAGTACTCGGACTACCTCGACGCGTTCGCGTACGGTATGCCGCCGCACGGCGGGTTCGCGATCGGGCTGGAGCGCTGGGTCGCGCGGGTGCTGGGCGTCGCGAACGTGCGCGGGGCGACGCTCTTCCCCCGCGACCTGCATCGCCTGCGGCCTTGA
- a CDS encoding MarR family winged helix-turn-helix transcriptional regulator, which produces MSLSDDAVEARAQGWRTLAALHARIEDRLNRALESEHELSVSEYTVLDVLGRQDGFHLRMSQLANAVVLSQSATTRLVTRLEERGLLSRYLCQDDRRGIYTEVTQSGQQLLAAARPTHDAALSAALAEAEELPELAPLVTALGSLTFAAK; this is translated from the coding sequence ATGTCGTTGTCGGACGACGCCGTCGAGGCGCGCGCGCAAGGCTGGCGGACGTTGGCGGCGCTGCACGCGCGGATCGAAGACCGGCTGAACCGCGCGCTGGAAAGCGAGCACGAGCTGTCGGTGAGCGAGTACACGGTGCTCGACGTGCTGGGCCGCCAGGACGGCTTCCACCTGCGGATGAGCCAGCTGGCCAACGCGGTGGTGCTGAGCCAGTCGGCGACGACCCGGCTCGTCACGCGGCTCGAGGAGCGCGGCCTGCTGTCGCGGTACCTGTGCCAGGACGACCGGCGCGGCATCTACACCGAGGTCACGCAGTCCGGGCAGCAGCTGCTGGCCGCCGCCCGCCCCACGCACGACGCGGCGCTGTCGGCCGCGCTGGCCGAGGCTGAGGAGCTCCCGGAGCTGGCGCCCTTGGTCACCGCGCTGGGATCGCTCACCTTCGCCGCCAAGTGA
- a CDS encoding serine/threonine-protein kinase translates to MTDSGDADAATTARRFALGGYGPAPLVLNDRYELVERIGEGATACVHRAEDRETGAAVAVKLFHAGAVEMGRNRREQEIAALRAVRHPGLVGFVDAGVDEGHAYLVMDFVPGPNLSEWLRSGPLPAGQVVELGAQLAEALAHVHAHEVTHRDLKPANILMSGDGPRIADFGVARIVDATRVTDTGAVVGTAAYLSPEQVLGEPPGPASDVYALGLVLLECLTGVREFPGTAAETAVVRLHRSPRVPPGTPDPLARTLRAMTVRDPEERPSATAVARALRGTETLRLPFKTRLAVFRRRHQVSRRRALLAAGLPVALVAAGTLLFATPLRPGTGSAPGPEPAPVPVSPPSSAPSDSPDSAPPRSPSAPPVRSTDAATPPQTTALPPGPPPQAGLTSASRPNPPSQSDQPNPESQPSGNPPRTPPGQTKPPRNTVTGPPSGKNPH, encoded by the coding sequence ATGACGGACTCTGGCGATGCGGACGCGGCCACGACCGCGAGACGGTTCGCGCTGGGCGGGTACGGGCCCGCTCCGCTGGTCCTGAACGACCGGTACGAGCTGGTCGAACGGATCGGCGAAGGCGCGACAGCCTGCGTGCACCGCGCCGAGGACCGCGAAACCGGAGCCGCGGTCGCGGTGAAGCTCTTCCACGCCGGAGCGGTGGAAATGGGCCGCAACCGCCGGGAGCAGGAGATCGCGGCGCTGCGCGCGGTGCGGCATCCGGGGCTGGTCGGGTTCGTCGACGCCGGGGTCGACGAGGGGCACGCGTACCTCGTCATGGACTTCGTGCCCGGGCCCAACCTGTCCGAATGGCTGCGCTCCGGGCCGCTGCCCGCCGGCCAGGTCGTCGAACTGGGCGCACAGCTGGCCGAGGCGCTCGCCCACGTGCACGCGCACGAGGTGACCCACCGCGACCTCAAACCCGCCAACATCCTCATGTCCGGCGACGGCCCGCGGATCGCCGACTTCGGCGTCGCGCGCATCGTGGACGCGACCCGCGTGACCGACACCGGCGCGGTCGTCGGGACGGCGGCTTACCTGTCGCCGGAGCAGGTCCTCGGCGAACCTCCCGGCCCGGCGTCGGACGTGTACGCGCTCGGGCTCGTTCTCCTGGAATGCCTCACCGGCGTCCGCGAATTCCCGGGCACGGCGGCGGAAACCGCGGTCGTGCGGCTGCATCGGTCGCCGCGGGTACCGCCGGGGACGCCGGACCCGCTGGCGAGAACTCTGCGCGCGATGACCGTGCGCGATCCGGAGGAAAGACCCTCCGCGACCGCCGTGGCGCGCGCGTTGCGCGGCACGGAAACGCTGCGCCTTCCGTTCAAAACGCGACTGGCGGTCTTCCGCCGCCGCCATCAGGTCTCGCGCCGCCGCGCGCTGCTCGCGGCAGGGCTGCCGGTCGCGCTCGTCGCGGCCGGGACGCTGCTGTTCGCCACCCCGCTCCGCCCCGGCACCGGGTCCGCGCCCGGCCCCGAACCGGCTCCGGTTCCGGTTTCCCCGCCGTCTTCCGCTCCGTCCGATTCGCCGGACTCCGCTCCGCCGCGTTCGCCGTCCGCCCCGCCGGTCCGTTCGACGGACGCGGCGACGCCCCCGCAGACCACGGCTCTTCCGCCCGGCCCGCCGCCGCAGGCCGGGCTGACGTCGGCAAGCCGGCCGAACCCGCCGAGCCAGTCGGACCAGCCGAACCCCGAGAGCCAGCCGAGCGGGAATCCGCCGAGAACCCCGCCGGGGCAGACGAAACCGCCGCGGAACACCGTCACCGGGCCGCCGAGCGGGAAGAATCCACATTAG